The genomic DNA ACGACCCGGCCCCTGCATTTCTCGGGGGGGCCCACGGAAGCGCCGGGTCCTCCATCCCCCGTGTTTTCAGGAAGTCCGGAAAAGCCTTGGTGAAGCCCCCCTCCCGGCGGCCCGTCGACCGCACGGCCGCCGGAAGGGAGAGCTCAACGCCATGCGCACACGGGCGAGCCGTTCACCACCGCGATCGCGTCCAGATCGAAGCCGCCGGAGGTGGAGCCGTAGTAATTGCTCCCGCTGTCACGGATGCGAACGAAGCGCGCCCGGCTCACGCCGAGAGTGGCCAGGTCGAAGCCATCGCCGCCCGCCACCGAGGGCTCCGTGGCGCTGACCCCCGTGTCCGGCGAGGCGAACACGGGCTTCACCCCGGCGCAGCCCGGAAAACCCCCGGTCCGGTTCGAGGACTCGCAGGGGAACTCGTGCCACGTCTGGCCATCCTCGCTCACCGCGACGACGCCTGTCTCCACGAAGGTGCCAAAGGGGTTCTCGAAGACGAGCAGATCCACCCCGGGCCCATCCACCACACCGAGCGAGGTGAGCTCGAGGACGATCTCCCCCTGCTTGCCCAGCGACAGCACATCCAGCGAGCCCATGATCGCACCGCCGCCGTGGGGCGGACCGAGCACGATGTCCGGAAAGCGCTCCTGACCGAAGCCAGCGAAGTCACCGGGAGTGAAGGACACCACGCGGCCCGCGAAGGGAGAACCCCCGTCATCGCAGGGCGCGGCGACGGACGGGTTTTCATCCCCCTCGGAAGGAGGCGCCCCACAACCCCCGGCGAGCAGGGACAGGACGAGCCAGGGGGCGAGGAATCGAAGCGCGCGGTTCATGGCGTCCGCAGCTGGAGCCGCACGAGCCGGCGGCCGTTCTTGTCCTGGACCCCGACGAGCAGGGACAGGACGAGCCAGGGGGCGAGGAATCGAAGCGCGCGGTTCATGGCGTCCGCAGCTGGAGCCGCACGAGCCGGCGGCCGTTCTTGTCCTGGACCCCGACGAGCAGGTCCTCTTCCAGGGGCGCCGTGAGGAGCACGCGGGTGCACGCGTCGACGACGTCGAGCACCGGCTCGATGTCGCCCACATTCACGGCCTTGCCCTCCGAGCCCGTCGGCGACAGCGGGACCCGCACGATGCTCTCGGTCCGCGGGTTGTAGGACTCATCCAGACCACCCCGCTGGATCGCCACGCCCGCGCCGAAGCCCGAGGCGTAGATGACATCCAGACTCTTGAAGAACTCCGGCGTGTCCGCGCTGTTCAGGTCCACGCTCGTTCCGGCCGAGAGCGCGGACGTGTACGTGGCCGGAGACACCGCGTGCAGGTAGTTGGTGGTGGCGTAGGGATTGTCGTCCGTGGGCGTGCTCGCGGCGTAGCCGAACACCGCGACGCCGTTGCTCGCCAGGGCGTTGTAGCCACTGAACTGAGCCGCGGCCGGGAAGGTGGCCAGCGTCGAACTCTGGAAGGGAGCGCTCCGCGTCTTCAACGCGTAGATGGCGGCGGTGGATCCACCCTGTGCCTCGAGGCTCAGGCTGTTGACGAGGAACGTGTCCTTCACGCCCACGACGGAGTAGTTGCCCGTGGAAGAGACATACGAGGAGTCGCCCGGGGACGAGAGGTCGTAGAGCGCCAGATTCCCGGAGACGTCGCCCTTCGTGTAGCCCGCCAGCAGCCGGGTGCCATCACTGGTGAGGTAGTTGCTCAGGTACGTCGTCACGCCCTGATCCGCCGGAGCGACGACGGGGTAGAGCGGCGTGGTGCTGGCGGCGATGTTCGGCCAGGTGCCGAGCGCGAAGATGCTCTTGTCCTCGCCGAGCAGGCCATACAGCACGGGCGTCGCCGAGCCGACGAGCGGGGTGATCGCGCTGATGCCCGTGGGAAACGGAGCGGACTCGGCGGAGGTGAAGCCCGCCCGCAGTCGCAGCGTGCCGAGCTTCGGGTCATGCGGCAGGTCCGCGCACGTGAGTTCCGTGCCCGCGTCCGTGCCCGCGTCCGTCTCATCCGGCGGCGTGCCCGCGTCCGTCTCATCCGGCGGCGTTCCGGCATCGGCCCCCGCGTCCGGTGAGGTGCCCGCATCCGCCTCTGGAGCCGGAGGCGCATCGATGTCCCGCACCACGCACTGGTTGGACTCGCAGACGTAGCGCCGACCCTCTTCGGGGCTGCCCAGCTTGTTCGCGCAGTCGTACCGGTCCACGCACTCCGGGCCACAACCCGTGACCACCCACCCGAGCATCACCGTGCCCAGGACCCACAGGGCCTGGCCGAGCGGCCCCGACTTCTTCACGTCCTTCATCATTCGCATGCTGCTCCTCGCCCCCTCGGGCGCAATGGCCTCGGCGAGGAGGGGACGGAGGATGCGGCGGAGGGCACGGCCCGAGACGGGACGCACATGACCGCGCATCCGCCACCTCCCCTCGGAAGCCTCGGTTTGAGCCGTGCCAGGGGCACGGGTTCTCGGCAGGTTTTCGGACTCACGGGCCCGAGGATGGGCGTGCCGCCCTCCCCCTCTACTGGCCGTCGCTTCCCAGTCCTTGTCTCGAGGACCAGTGCTTCATGACGGCGGTCGTTCCCGTTCACCGCTGCGGGGCAGTCCCGGACTCTCACCGGGTTCCCTCAAACCTCCATGACTTCATGGAGGAACCGAGGACGGAGGGCGGGATATGGCGGCGGAGCCGCTGTTGTCAACACGCGCCTGACCGACGCACCGCGCACTCACCCCAGCATTTCAGGACGAGCCCGCAAGGCCAGGGACACGAAGCGTTGATCCGCCTCGTACAGGAGTCCCGCCTCGGTCAGCTCGCG from Melittangium boletus DSM 14713 includes the following:
- a CDS encoding cell surface protein gives rise to the protein MNRALRFLAPWLVLSLLAGGCGAPPSEGDENPSVAAPCDDGGSPFAGRVVSFTPGDFAGFGQERFPDIVLGPPHGGGAIMGSLDVLSLGKQGEIVLELTSLGVVDGPGVDLLVFENPFGTFVETGVVAVSEDGQTWHEFPCESSNRTGGFPGCAGVKPVFASPDTGVSATEPSVAGGDGFDLATLGVSRARFVRIRDSGSNYYGSTSGGFDLDAIAVVNGSPVCAWR